One part of the Actinomyces howellii genome encodes these proteins:
- a CDS encoding glycine cleavage system aminomethyltransferase GcvT produces MSRRPVSAPLLHTTALHSVHAGLGAVFTDFGGWEMPLRYTSDLAEHHAVRRSAGLFDLSHMGEVKVTGPGAAAALDHALVGRISAVTTGRARYTMIVGQDGGIIDDLIVYHVGDDEYLVVPNAGNRERVASALTERCAGYECTVEDLSLSMALIAVQGPRAEEILRGVVESGAGIPAALRPVKNPADPAGPADPAPTEDCGAPDVLCGPGILARLRYYAAVRATAAGHAVLLARTGYTGEDGFELFCGAEDAVDLWTMITSHAAGLAPTPCPAQGTGAGQETLAPLTPCGLAARDSLRLEAGMPLYGQELTEAITPFDASLGGVVALDKPGFVGRDALERRAERDGEPGTQQLVALAGQGRRAARAGCPVRDAEGRQVGTVTSGLLSPTLGHPIALALLGPSHGDQAPAWPEGTELVVDVRGRDYPMTVVASPFYRRPR; encoded by the coding sequence ATGAGCCGCCGACCAGTCTCAGCCCCGCTGCTGCACACGACCGCCCTGCACTCGGTGCACGCCGGTCTGGGGGCGGTCTTCACCGACTTCGGCGGCTGGGAGATGCCCCTGCGCTACACCTCCGACCTCGCCGAGCACCATGCGGTACGCCGCAGCGCCGGGCTGTTCGACCTGTCCCACATGGGCGAGGTCAAGGTGACCGGCCCCGGGGCCGCAGCCGCCCTCGACCACGCCCTCGTGGGCCGGATCTCGGCGGTCACCACGGGCCGGGCCCGCTACACGATGATCGTCGGCCAGGACGGCGGGATCATCGACGACCTCATCGTCTACCACGTGGGGGACGACGAGTACCTCGTCGTCCCCAACGCGGGCAACCGCGAGCGCGTCGCCTCCGCCCTGACTGAGCGCTGCGCGGGCTATGAGTGCACCGTGGAGGACCTGTCGCTGTCGATGGCGCTCATCGCCGTCCAGGGCCCGCGCGCCGAGGAGATCCTGCGTGGGGTCGTGGAGTCCGGTGCCGGGATCCCTGCCGCCCTGCGGCCGGTCAAGAACCCTGCTGACCCTGCTGGCCCTGCTGACCCTGCTCCGACCGAGGACTGCGGCGCGCCGGACGTGCTGTGCGGTCCTGGGATCCTGGCTCGTCTGCGCTACTACGCCGCGGTGCGGGCCACCGCCGCCGGGCACGCGGTGCTCCTGGCTCGCACCGGCTACACCGGTGAGGACGGCTTCGAGCTGTTCTGCGGGGCCGAGGACGCCGTCGACCTGTGGACGATGATCACCTCCCACGCCGCGGGCCTCGCCCCGACTCCCTGCCCCGCCCAGGGGACCGGGGCGGGGCAGGAGACGCTGGCGCCCTTGACCCCCTGCGGCCTGGCCGCGCGCGACTCGCTGCGTCTCGAGGCCGGCATGCCCCTGTACGGCCAGGAGCTGACCGAGGCGATCACGCCCTTCGACGCCTCCCTGGGCGGCGTCGTCGCCCTCGACAAGCCCGGCTTCGTGGGCCGCGACGCCCTGGAGCGCCGGGCCGAGCGCGACGGCGAGCCCGGCACTCAGCAGCTCGTGGCCCTGGCCGGCCAGGGCCGCCGGGCGGCTCGGGCCGGGTGCCCGGTGCGCGACGCCGAGGGCCGGCAGGTCGGCACGGTCACCTCCGGCCTGCTGTCCCCGACGCTGGGGCACCCGATCGCCCTGGCTCTGCTCGGCCCCTCCCACGGCGACCAGGCTCCTGCCTGGCCCGAGGGCACCGAGCTCGTCGTCGACGTGCGGGGCCGGGACTACCCGATGACGGTGGTCGCCTCGCCCTTCTACAGGCGACCCCGTTGA